GATCTTCGAGCGCGTGGGGGGATAGGCGGACCATGCGCTACCCGGCGGTAGTGTTCTTGATGACGCTCGCAGCAGGCGGATGCGGCGAGGATGCGCCCGGTTCCTCACCACCGGGCTCTTCGCGGCAACTGGGCGATACGACGTTCGTATTCTCGTCGGCGCCGCTGCGAGGCACGGCTTCCCTTCGCGAGGTGTCGCGTATCGGCATGGTCGACGGTCCACCGGAGTATCTGCTGGGCATGTTCCCGACGTTCACCGTGGGCCCGGACGGCAGTGTCGTCGTCGCCGACGGAGGCAACCTTCGACTCTACGACAGCGACGGCGCATACGTCAGGATGATCGCTCGCCAGGGCCAGGGACCCGGCGAGGTGAGGGCCCTGACCGGCATGGATGTCTCGGTCGACGGGCTGCTGGCCGTGCTGGACCTCGGGAATCGGCGCGTCAGCGTCTTTTCGCTCGACGGCAACCTCGTACGGGAGATCAGGCTCGATCGGACCGCTGGAAGACCCGGGTACGGACGGGACGCCATCCGATGGGACGATGAAGGTGACCTCTGGATCGCGCTCAACCCGCCCCGGAGTGGCGCGGATACGCTCCGCAGGGAGCAGCAGAGACCGCTGTTCGGCCGCCTGGTCGACCACGAGCAAGTCACCGACACCGTTTTCCTGCCCACGCGAGCCTGGGACGGGTGCGAGCGGCGACTCCCGATATTCGCCGCCGGGTTCATGGAAGACGGCCGTCTCTGGCACATGCCCTT
The genomic region above belongs to Gammaproteobacteria bacterium and contains:
- a CDS encoding 6-bladed beta-propeller gives rise to the protein MTLAAGGCGEDAPGSSPPGSSRQLGDTTFVFSSAPLRGTASLREVSRIGMVDGPPEYLLGMFPTFTVGPDGSVVVADGGNLRLYDSDGAYVRMIARQGQGPGEVRALTGMDVSVDGLLAVLDLGNRRVSVFSLDGNLVREIRLDRTAGRPGYGRDAIRWDDEGDLWIALNPPRSGADTLRREQQRPLFGRLVDHEQVTDTVFLPTRAWDGCERRLPIFAAGFMEDGRLWHMPFAQWSQNRMGSLAFGCSAGYAMDVARPDGGVIRISREWEPPVRTDEEHEYWSERERMAVSQRRSLNQTLEGTGRGDLVRPIPPVSILPRDRPAFLRLWQADDGRLWVWPGATGSSRATTEEERRQQPGLPRTIWEYWSLTDGFDVFDADGRWIGHVNTPGSWDADPYPGIIDPYFKGDTIWAVVKEEFDVRYLVRFEVEWPSPD